One window from the genome of Thalassospira xiamenensis M-5 = DSM 17429 encodes:
- a CDS encoding cupredoxin domain-containing protein produces MPNVKSNFLTRIAVSTAIAGVLLSAPLAFASPGHGQGHGSVAPEIGAPGNAADVTRTIKVVMEDNFFDAETIEVRAGETILFQIENKGEFVHEFNIGTAAMHASHQKEMMMMMEHGALDVDKIHMDMMKMDMGNGMTMEHDDPNSVLLEPGQTAEIIWTFPADAELEFACNVPGHYESGMMGKVRLKS; encoded by the coding sequence ATGCCCAACGTCAAATCGAATTTTCTTACCCGTATTGCCGTTTCAACCGCGATTGCAGGTGTCCTGCTGAGCGCACCGCTTGCCTTTGCAAGCCCGGGACATGGTCAGGGACATGGTTCGGTCGCCCCGGAAATCGGTGCGCCGGGAAATGCCGCCGATGTTACCCGCACCATCAAGGTTGTTATGGAAGACAATTTCTTTGATGCGGAAACCATCGAAGTCCGTGCCGGTGAAACCATCCTTTTCCAGATTGAAAACAAGGGTGAGTTTGTTCACGAGTTCAATATCGGCACGGCCGCCATGCATGCCAGCCACCAGAAAGAAATGATGATGATGATGGAGCATGGCGCGCTGGATGTGGACAAGATCCATATGGACATGATGAAAATGGATATGGGGAACGGTATGACCATGGAACATGACGACCCCAACAGCGTCCTTCTTGAACCCGGCCAGACCGCCGAGATCATCTGGACGTTCCCAGCGGATGCGGAGCTTGAATTCGCCTGCAATGTACCGGGCCACTATGAAAGCGGCATGATGGGCAAAGTCCGTCTGAAGTCATAA
- a CDS encoding ABC transporter permease has protein sequence MRRDWKFYSQLGLTIVLCLFIVVPVVMSALAGVTVNVFKGLSSGLTLRWIFEVWDLYAQSILLSLGIAMACLVVTLVAGVPLAYVLVRRPSRMMRLFEELLTLPVAIPGLALALALLITYGGVSGYRSSWLFILTGHVLFTLPFMVRSVAAVMAAMDMKMLEEGAASLGAGFWRRFFGVIVPNAKPGILAGALMVVTLSIGEFNLTWMLHTPLTKTLPVGLADAYASMRLEIGSAYTLIFFVLIMPLLIAMQALANRGSRASRRIDTAEDTL, from the coding sequence ATGCGGCGTGACTGGAAATTTTACAGCCAGCTTGGCCTGACGATTGTGCTGTGCCTGTTTATCGTGGTGCCGGTGGTGATGTCGGCATTGGCCGGGGTGACGGTCAATGTGTTCAAGGGGCTATCGTCGGGATTGACGTTACGCTGGATCTTCGAGGTCTGGGACCTTTATGCGCAAAGCATCCTGCTGTCGCTTGGCATTGCGATGGCGTGCCTTGTGGTGACGTTGGTCGCCGGTGTGCCGCTGGCTTATGTGCTGGTGCGCAGGCCCAGCCGGATGATGCGGCTGTTTGAGGAATTGCTGACACTGCCGGTGGCCATACCGGGGCTGGCATTGGCGCTGGCGTTGCTGATTACCTATGGCGGGGTCAGTGGATACAGATCGAGCTGGCTTTTCATCCTGACCGGGCATGTTTTGTTTACCCTGCCTTTCATGGTGCGCTCTGTCGCGGCGGTGATGGCGGCGATGGATATGAAGATGCTGGAAGAAGGGGCGGCAAGCCTTGGTGCCGGGTTCTGGCGGCGGTTCTTTGGCGTCATCGTGCCCAATGCCAAGCCGGGTATTCTGGCAGGCGCGCTTATGGTGGTGACGCTTTCCATCGGGGAATTCAACCTGACCTGGATGCTGCATACGCCGTTAACCAAGACATTGCCGGTCGGCCTTGCCGATGCCTATGCATCCATGCGCCTTGAGATCGGCAGTGCCTATACCCTGATTTTCTTTGTTTTGATCATGCCGTTGCTGATTGCGATGCAGGCACTTGCCAACCGGGGCAGTCGCGCATCCAGACGCATCGATACGGCGGAGGATACGTTATGA
- a CDS encoding NAD-dependent epimerase/dehydratase family protein, which produces MRVFILGGSGLIGAAIVRNLVSAGHHVFALARNENSAANLAVMGAWPIRGDIHNPGPWCDKLPVVDAVIHAACDFSADMGAVDAGMLIELLHVLHRQSGPKAPTLPRFIYTGGSWLYPATTSDDAIHDEKTPFAPVAGFEWMVAGLTKILSDPALHGMVIHPATVYRTDPPSRSHPTLPGGALHDMARMARDENRVRIVGDGSVIWPLIHADDLADLYRLVLENGERGQSYIGVGIEGIATGDLARQIARTFGRADCGVEHISPDDIAREYGEWARGLAHSHRMTSQKAIRELGWQPRHTDITRDLQSCVEVTAPLPVAS; this is translated from the coding sequence ATGCGTGTTTTTATTCTGGGCGGAAGCGGCCTGATCGGGGCGGCGATTGTGCGCAATCTGGTTTCGGCCGGGCATCATGTCTTTGCCCTGGCACGCAACGAAAACAGTGCCGCCAATCTTGCCGTCATGGGCGCATGGCCGATCCGCGGCGATATCCACAATCCCGGCCCGTGGTGCGATAAATTGCCCGTTGTCGATGCCGTCATCCATGCCGCATGTGATTTTTCCGCCGATATGGGCGCGGTTGATGCCGGGATGCTGATCGAATTGCTGCACGTTCTGCATCGCCAATCCGGGCCCAAGGCCCCCACCCTGCCACGCTTCATCTATACCGGCGGAAGCTGGCTTTACCCCGCCACCACATCCGATGACGCCATCCATGATGAAAAAACGCCCTTTGCCCCGGTTGCGGGTTTTGAATGGATGGTTGCGGGCCTGACCAAAATCCTGTCCGATCCGGCCCTGCATGGCATGGTGATCCATCCCGCCACCGTCTATCGGACCGATCCGCCGTCTCGTTCGCACCCGACCCTGCCGGGCGGGGCGCTTCACGACATGGCACGCATGGCGCGCGATGAAAACCGCGTCCGGATTGTCGGCGATGGTTCGGTCATCTGGCCGCTGATCCATGCTGATGATCTGGCCGATCTGTACCGGCTGGTGCTTGAAAACGGCGAACGCGGCCAAAGCTATATCGGGGTTGGCATCGAAGGCATCGCAACCGGCGATCTTGCCCGCCAGATCGCCCGGACCTTTGGCCGGGCCGATTGCGGGGTTGAGCATATCAGCCCCGATGACATCGCCCGCGAATACGGCGAATGGGCCCGGGGTCTGGCGCATAGCCACCGCATGACCAGCCAGAAGGCCATCCGTGAACTGGGCTGGCAACCGCGCCATACCGATATCACGCGCGATCTTCAAAGCTGTGTCGAGGTAACGGCACCCCTGCCCGTCGCCTCATGA
- a CDS encoding FAD-dependent oxidoreductase: MIETDILIAGGGIAGMSAAARFAADGHRIMIVDPAPADIGEGTDLRTTAFLQPGIETLKKAGVWDAIKPTGAELRVMRIVDAGGTEMTPRETADFDGAETNQGFFGWNVSNKAARVSLMAKLETLPNVDFRFSTTVTGFTGTARYGEATLSGGEIVRAKLVVAADGRNSSLREFAGIKHRRWAYDQSALVFVVTHDKPHDNISTEIHRTGGPLTLVPMPDLDGKPCSSVVWMTPADRAQQLYNMDDATLSAEITRDTMSMFGPLTVASPRAVWPMISQVPSRLISARLALVAEAAHVVPPIGAQGLNMSLHDIETLADLMAKAKLKGDDIGATTLLKSYERKQLPKTLARVGGIDLLNRASMFEPRTLRDLRYAGLTAINRIGPLRKLAIKVGVGK; this comes from the coding sequence ATGATCGAAACTGATATTCTGATTGCAGGCGGCGGCATCGCCGGCATGAGTGCGGCGGCCCGCTTTGCCGCCGACGGACACAGGATCATGATTGTCGATCCCGCCCCCGCCGACATTGGCGAGGGGACGGACCTTCGCACCACCGCCTTCCTGCAACCGGGCATCGAAACCCTTAAAAAGGCTGGTGTCTGGGACGCGATCAAACCGACGGGTGCCGAACTTCGCGTCATGCGCATCGTCGATGCCGGGGGCACTGAAATGACCCCGCGCGAAACCGCCGATTTTGACGGGGCCGAAACCAATCAGGGCTTCTTTGGCTGGAATGTCTCGAACAAGGCCGCGCGTGTTTCGCTGATGGCGAAACTTGAAACGCTCCCCAATGTCGATTTCCGCTTTTCCACCACCGTCACCGGCTTCACCGGCACCGCGCGCTATGGCGAGGCCACATTATCCGGCGGCGAAATCGTCCGCGCCAAGCTGGTCGTCGCCGCCGACGGCCGCAATTCATCGCTTCGTGAATTTGCCGGGATCAAACATCGCCGCTGGGCCTATGATCAAAGTGCGCTGGTCTTTGTCGTCACCCACGACAAACCGCATGACAATATCTCGACCGAAATCCACCGCACCGGCGGTCCGCTGACCTTGGTGCCGATGCCCGACCTTGATGGCAAACCGTGCTCGTCCGTCGTCTGGATGACGCCCGCCGACCGCGCCCAGCAGCTTTACAATATGGATGACGCCACCCTTTCGGCTGAAATCACCCGTGACACCATGTCGATGTTTGGCCCGCTTACGGTCGCAAGCCCGCGCGCGGTCTGGCCAATGATATCACAGGTCCCGTCACGCCTGATTTCGGCAAGGCTTGCATTGGTGGCCGAAGCCGCCCACGTCGTCCCGCCGATTGGCGCGCAGGGGCTTAATATGAGCCTCCATGACATCGAAACCCTGGCCGACCTGATGGCAAAGGCCAAGCTCAAGGGCGACGATATCGGGGCCACCACGTTGCTTAAATCCTACGAACGCAAACAGCTTCCCAAAACGCTGGCGCGCGTTGGCGGCATTGATTTGCTCAACCGCGCCTCCATGTTCGAACCCAGAACGCTGCGCGATCTGCGCTATGCGGGGCTGACCGCCATCAACCGCATCGGCCCGCTGCGTAAACTCGCGATCAAGGTCGGGGTGGGGAAATAA
- a CDS encoding phosphodiesterase translates to MLIAQLTDLHIGAGRRLAYRKVDTAGALEKAVAHVMAMEPRPDVVLFTGDIGDLGAPDEYALVAEILTKLTIPYFMVPGNHDRRQPLRAAFARATPVRADTGFVNYVVDDFPLRLIALDTLDEGKPGGVLGPEQLDWLRDVLLDGDGRDCAIFMHHPPIVTGIAHMDAQNLGEGAEELAAIVSVHRDRIKAIFCGHVHRPIHTIWAGVPLMIGPSVAHQVAFDLRADGPSAFVMEPPAMHLHVWDAGQHNLMTHLAYLDRYDGPHPFFGPDGKLIV, encoded by the coding sequence ATGCTGATTGCACAATTGACCGACCTGCATATCGGGGCGGGCCGCAGGCTTGCCTATCGCAAGGTGGATACCGCAGGCGCGCTTGAAAAGGCGGTTGCCCATGTGATGGCGATGGAGCCGCGCCCGGATGTGGTGCTGTTTACCGGCGATATCGGGGATCTTGGTGCGCCGGACGAGTATGCGCTGGTGGCGGAAATCCTGACCAAACTGACGATCCCGTATTTCATGGTGCCGGGGAACCATGACCGACGCCAACCGCTGCGGGCAGCTTTTGCCCGTGCCACGCCGGTCCGGGCCGATACCGGATTTGTGAATTATGTGGTCGATGATTTTCCGCTTCGCCTGATTGCGCTGGATACGCTTGATGAAGGCAAACCGGGTGGCGTTTTGGGCCCCGAACAGCTTGACTGGTTGCGCGATGTGCTTCTGGACGGGGATGGCCGGGATTGCGCGATTTTCATGCATCATCCGCCGATTGTGACCGGTATTGCCCATATGGACGCGCAAAATCTGGGCGAAGGGGCAGAAGAACTCGCGGCAATCGTTTCGGTGCATCGCGACCGGATCAAGGCGATTTTCTGTGGCCATGTGCACCGCCCGATCCATACGATCTGGGCCGGGGTGCCGTTGATGATCGGGCCATCGGTCGCCCATCAGGTGGCGTTTGATTTACGCGCCGATGGACCATCGGCCTTTGTCATGGAACCGCCCGCGATGCATCTGCATGTGTGGGATGCGGGGCAGCATAATTTGATGACGCATCTGGCCTATCTTGACCGATATGACGGACCACATCCGTTTTTCGGGCCGGATGGGAAGCTGATTGTTTGA
- a CDS encoding phosphoethanolamine transferase has product MPRFSLPVRFFNRMRLRFSPIDYRFVIVGLAVYFALVLNWKVLGHFYQILGQLEAYDLGFAASAPFVLLLGSIVLFTPFSFRYLLKPFFALLILTGALANYAMVKYGIVFDRGMIENVVETNSAEAFSYLNVQSAIWFIGTGIVPVILLFLLPVRYPRSIVRGFVQRVAMMAVPLVLFGGIAGLYFKDYASVGRNHKVLGKEVSPVNYVTGSIQYVKRRYVSSSMPFQTVGNDAHQVVKVAGNGKPTLMFLVIGETARAQSVQANGYARPTSEFTQKIPGMLAFQDVRSCGTATAVSVPCIFSVMDHANYNGEVASHSESLMDVVAKAGVSVFWKENDEGCKGACDRIPNVDIKPEDFPKYCANGTCHDEVMLDGLDEQIAAMAGDRLVTLHLMGSHGPTYYKRYPDEHRFFTPDCPRSDIENCTQQELINTYDNTIRYTDFVISRLVERLQSYQDRYNTVLLYVSDHGESLGESGMYLHGAPYMFAPDEQTRVPMFVWASDGFVADHGINRVCLSDQARTGSFSHDNVFSTVLGVMGVETSVYRKGQDIFAPCENATYQAELETQPEMTGN; this is encoded by the coding sequence ATGCCCCGTTTCAGCCTTCCTGTTCGCTTTTTTAACCGGATGCGATTGCGTTTTTCGCCGATTGATTATCGCTTTGTCATTGTCGGGCTGGCGGTTTATTTCGCGCTTGTCCTGAACTGGAAGGTTCTGGGGCATTTTTATCAAATCCTCGGGCAGCTTGAGGCCTATGACCTTGGCTTTGCGGCCAGTGCGCCGTTTGTTTTGCTGCTGGGGTCTATCGTTTTATTCACGCCGTTTTCGTTCAGATACCTTCTGAAGCCGTTTTTTGCCCTGCTGATTTTGACCGGCGCGCTTGCGAATTATGCGATGGTCAAATACGGCATCGTGTTTGACCGCGGCATGATTGAAAATGTGGTCGAAACCAATTCAGCCGAAGCGTTTTCGTATCTGAATGTGCAATCGGCGATCTGGTTTATCGGGACCGGGATCGTGCCGGTGATTTTGCTGTTCCTGCTGCCGGTGCGCTATCCGCGCAGTATTGTGCGCGGGTTTGTGCAACGGGTGGCGATGATGGCGGTGCCGCTGGTGCTTTTTGGCGGGATTGCCGGGCTTTATTTCAAGGATTACGCATCGGTCGGGCGCAATCACAAGGTGCTGGGCAAGGAAGTTTCGCCGGTCAATTACGTGACGGGCAGTATTCAGTATGTCAAACGGCGCTATGTATCATCATCGATGCCATTCCAGACGGTCGGCAATGACGCCCATCAGGTGGTGAAGGTCGCGGGCAACGGCAAGCCGACCTTGATGTTCCTGGTGATCGGGGAAACCGCACGGGCGCAAAGTGTGCAGGCCAATGGCTATGCCCGCCCGACATCGGAATTTACCCAAAAAATTCCGGGGATGCTGGCGTTTCAGGATGTGCGGTCCTGCGGGACGGCAACGGCGGTTTCGGTGCCGTGCATTTTTTCGGTCATGGATCATGCCAATTATAATGGCGAGGTCGCCAGCCATAGCGAAAGCCTGATGGATGTGGTGGCGAAGGCCGGTGTTTCGGTGTTCTGGAAGGAAAATGACGAAGGCTGCAAAGGGGCGTGTGACCGCATCCCCAATGTTGACATCAAACCCGAAGATTTCCCGAAATATTGCGCCAACGGCACCTGCCATGACGAGGTGATGCTTGACGGGCTTGACGAACAGATTGCCGCGATGGCGGGCGACCGGCTGGTGACCCTGCATCTGATGGGCAGCCACGGGCCGACCTATTACAAACGTTATCCCGATGAACATCGCTTTTTCACCCCCGACTGCCCGCGCAGCGATATTGAAAACTGCACGCAGCAGGAGCTGATCAATACCTATGACAATACCATCCGCTATACCGATTTTGTGATTTCAAGGCTGGTGGAACGGTTGCAGTCCTATCAGGACCGATACAATACCGTGCTGCTGTATGTGTCCGATCATGGGGAATCGCTTGGCGAAAGCGGCATGTATCTTCATGGGGCACCATACATGTTTGCCCCGGACGAACAGACGCGGGTGCCGATGTTTGTCTGGGCGTCTGACGGGTTTGTCGCCGATCACGGGATCAATCGCGTCTGTCTTAGCGATCAGGCCAGAACCGGCAGTTTTTCGCATGACAATGTGTTTTCAACCGTGCTGGGCGTGATGGGGGTTGAAACATCGGTCTATCGCAAGGGGCAGGATATCTTTGCTCCTTGCGAAAACGCCACCTATCAGGCGGAGCTTGAAACGCAGCCCGAAATGACTGGCAATTGA
- a CDS encoding TetR/AcrR family transcriptional regulator, whose translation MQTGVNSRATKREQTRENILIAARKCFDAQGYDGTSTREIAREAGVAEGTIFSHFPTKEELLISSVGDHLADAIKQGLHTMEPEWCFVDKLMHIASYRFAQIALQPGLWQVILQQLVFSPRKGAVKELMRGSGLIDAVMRLIEDGQLDGELNPAIEPAAIHKTVIALFLFTIHEHVGVENYDCEDMCATLRDLLDTQIKGIWLRRPEMAA comes from the coding sequence ATGCAGACCGGTGTGAACAGCCGTGCCACCAAACGCGAACAGACGCGTGAAAACATCCTGATCGCGGCGCGAAAATGCTTTGACGCGCAGGGTTATGACGGGACATCCACGCGCGAAATCGCCAGGGAAGCCGGGGTTGCCGAAGGCACGATTTTCAGTCATTTCCCGACCAAGGAAGAATTGCTGATTTCCAGTGTGGGCGACCATCTGGCTGATGCGATCAAGCAGGGGCTGCATACGATGGAGCCCGAATGGTGCTTTGTCGACAAGCTGATGCATATCGCATCCTATCGCTTTGCGCAGATCGCGTTGCAGCCGGGACTTTGGCAGGTGATTTTGCAGCAATTGGTGTTTTCACCGCGCAAGGGGGCGGTCAAGGAGCTGATGCGCGGTAGCGGCCTGATTGATGCGGTGATGCGCCTGATCGAGGATGGGCAGCTTGACGGGGAGTTGAACCCGGCAATTGAACCCGCAGCAATCCACAAAACCGTTATCGCGCTGTTTTTGTTCACCATCCATGAACATGTCGGGGTGGAGAATTACGATTGCGAAGACATGTGCGCGACATTGCGCGACCTGCTTGATACCCAGATCAAGGGCATCTGGCTGCGTCGGCCGGAAATGGCGGCGTAA
- a CDS encoding secondary thiamine-phosphate synthase enzyme YjbQ has translation MLSQNQTTLEISTTGQGLLEFTDQVQSWLQQTGIKTGQVTIYCRHTSASLTIQENADPDVVRDLETFFARLVEENPSLYRHTAEGPDDMPAHIRAALTDVSLTIPVTNGRAVLGTWQGIYLFEHRHAPHHRQITLHLIGE, from the coding sequence ATGCTGTCGCAAAACCAGACCACCCTTGAAATCAGCACCACCGGACAGGGCCTGCTTGAATTCACCGATCAGGTCCAGTCTTGGTTACAGCAAACCGGCATCAAAACCGGTCAGGTCACAATCTATTGCCGCCATACCTCGGCCAGTCTGACGATCCAGGAAAACGCCGATCCCGATGTGGTGCGCGACCTCGAAACCTTCTTTGCAAGGCTGGTCGAAGAAAACCCCAGCCTCTATCGCCACACCGCCGAAGGCCCGGACGATATGCCCGCCCACATCCGGGCTGCGCTGACCGATGTATCACTCACCATCCCGGTCACAAACGGTCGTGCGGTTCTGGGTACGTGGCAGGGGATTTACCTGTTCGAACATCGCCACGCCCCGCATCACCGCCAGATCACCCTGCATCTGATCGGGGAATAA
- a CDS encoding ABC transporter ATP-binding protein has product MSTQIRLRNCAKTFADGTRALAPFDLTIEGGETIVLLGPSGCGKTTILRMIAGLEFPDAGGVISFDGDDVTRQSIEKRRVGMVFQSYALFPNMTVAENVAYGLKVHGVPSAERDARVDAMLEMMHIDMLADRAIDQLSGGQRQRVALARAIAVQPRVLLLDEPLTALDAKLRVRLRTEINALLRKLGITAVYVTHDQEEAMALGDRIVVMQKGEIAQIGTPREIYRKPQNPFVADFVGAANRMTGQMRDGRLHIGTHVFDAVDAFDPRHGAIIDQGPVELYFRADGLSPCDLDEAHFTGRVEAVSYLGERLRLTVSGIGPQAITMDTHADDVIEAGADVHCRVNADRLTVFPAVAAQS; this is encoded by the coding sequence ATGAGTACGCAGATCAGACTTCGCAATTGTGCGAAAACCTTTGCCGATGGCACACGCGCCCTGGCCCCCTTTGACCTGACGATCGAGGGCGGGGAAACGATTGTTTTGCTGGGTCCGTCGGGATGCGGCAAGACGACGATTTTGCGGATGATTGCCGGGTTGGAATTCCCCGATGCAGGTGGTGTGATCAGCTTTGACGGGGATGATGTCACCCGCCAGTCGATTGAAAAACGCCGGGTCGGCATGGTGTTTCAGTCCTATGCGCTGTTTCCCAATATGACAGTGGCGGAAAACGTCGCCTATGGGCTTAAGGTGCATGGGGTGCCCAGCGCGGAGCGTGATGCACGCGTCGATGCGATGCTGGAAATGATGCATATCGATATGCTGGCCGACCGTGCGATTGATCAGCTTTCGGGCGGGCAGCGCCAGCGGGTGGCATTGGCGCGCGCGATTGCGGTGCAGCCGCGTGTCTTGTTGCTCGACGAACCCCTGACCGCACTGGATGCGAAACTGCGCGTAAGGTTGCGCACCGAGATCAATGCGCTTCTGCGCAAGCTTGGCATTACCGCGGTTTACGTCACCCATGATCAGGAAGAAGCCATGGCGCTGGGGGATCGGATTGTGGTGATGCAAAAGGGCGAGATCGCGCAGATCGGCACCCCGCGCGAGATTTACCGCAAGCCGCAAAACCCGTTTGTTGCCGATTTCGTCGGCGCGGCCAACCGGATGACAGGGCAGATGCGCGACGGGCGGTTGCATATCGGAACCCATGTTTTTGATGCGGTCGATGCGTTTGATCCGCGCCACGGGGCGATTATCGATCAGGGCCCGGTGGAGCTTTATTTCCGGGCGGACGGGCTTTCGCCCTGTGACCTGGACGAGGCGCATTTTACCGGCCGGGTCGAGGCGGTATCCTATCTGGGCGAACGGTTGCGCCTGACCGTGTCGGGGATCGGCCCGCAGGCGATCACGATGGATACCCATGCCGATGACGTGATTGAAGCCGGGGCCGATGTGCATTGCCGGGTCAATGCCGACCGGCTGACGGTTTTTCCCGCTGTTGCGGCCCAGTCATAA
- a CDS encoding DMT family transporter: MGSGRFKIADLHGAWLVLIGVLIISPDALLVRLVKADDMTTAFWRLLILGSTLALIAFWRGMRRRQSLRHAMMPTRDEMLAGLFYGGTSACFILSIRNTDAANTLVIIAATPLLSALIAVFVFKRVLAVRTWIASVVVFVSLAAIVGAGFGGANTLGDILALGTAICMACYFNVVGTRIHIDAVRAMMVGAFLATLVMVPNASPMALEPLDPIWLILLGCVVLPLSFLFITAGAKKIPAAEAGLIMLNEAIFGSLLVWLVIDEVPSRTTLICGSIVIVTLATHSYLGLRQSRMRKRAAKTA; this comes from the coding sequence ATGGGATCAGGACGGTTTAAAATTGCCGATTTGCACGGTGCGTGGCTTGTGCTGATCGGGGTTCTGATCATCAGTCCCGATGCGCTTCTGGTCAGGCTGGTCAAGGCCGATGACATGACAACCGCGTTCTGGCGGTTGCTGATCCTTGGGTCCACACTTGCCCTTATCGCGTTCTGGCGCGGGATGCGTCGCCGTCAGTCATTGCGCCATGCGATGATGCCGACCCGCGATGAAATGCTGGCGGGGCTGTTTTATGGCGGCACAAGTGCCTGTTTCATTCTGTCGATCCGTAATACCGATGCGGCCAATACATTGGTGATCATTGCCGCGACCCCGTTATTATCCGCCCTGATTGCGGTATTTGTGTTCAAGCGCGTTCTGGCCGTGCGGACATGGATTGCGTCCGTCGTGGTGTTTGTGTCGCTTGCGGCGATTGTCGGGGCGGGGTTTGGCGGGGCCAATACGCTTGGTGATATTCTGGCGCTTGGCACGGCGATCTGCATGGCGTGTTATTTCAATGTGGTCGGTACGCGCATTCATATCGATGCGGTGCGTGCGATGATGGTGGGCGCGTTTCTGGCGACATTGGTGATGGTACCCAATGCCAGCCCGATGGCGCTTGAGCCGCTTGATCCGATTTGGCTGATCCTGCTGGGCTGTGTGGTGTTGCCGCTGTCGTTTCTGTTCATTACCGCCGGGGCCAAGAAAATCCCGGCGGCCGAGGCCGGGCTGATCATGCTGAACGAGGCGATTTTCGGATCGCTTCTGGTGTGGCTGGTGATTGACGAGGTGCCCAGTCGCACGACGCTTATTTGCGGGTCAATCGTGATCGTCACACTGGCGACGCACAGTTACCTTGGACTTCGGCAAAGCAGAATGCGCAAGCGGGCCGCCAAAACCGCCTGA
- a CDS encoding DMT family transporter: MLAWVYLLGAICLEVVGTVSLKLSNGFTDWRFAVLTLSLYGVSFWVLSLTLRTLPVSTAYAVWSGLGTAAVAVIGVMFFKEPMSAFKAVFLLMIIGGVIGLNAVGGKH, translated from the coding sequence ATGCTGGCATGGGTTTATCTGTTGGGTGCGATCTGCCTTGAAGTGGTCGGGACGGTGTCGCTTAAACTGTCGAACGGGTTTACCGACTGGCGGTTTGCGGTTCTGACCCTGTCGCTTTATGGCGTCAGTTTCTGGGTGCTTTCGCTTACCCTTCGCACCCTGCCGGTCAGCACCGCCTATGCGGTGTGGTCGGGCCTTGGCACGGCGGCGGTCGCGGTGATTGGCGTGATGTTTTTCAAGGAACCGATGAGCGCGTTCAAGGCGGTATTCCTTTTGATGATCATTGGTGGTGTGATCGGGCTTAATGCGGTGGGCGGCAAGCATTAG
- a CDS encoding RidA family protein has product MAGKIDARLAELGITLPQANAPVANYVPYVRSGNLVHVSGQITMENGELKFIGKLGRDYQVEDGQKAARLCALNLIAQVRAAIGDLDNVKRVVKLNAFVNSDPAFTDQPKVVNGASDTMVEIFGEAGKHARSAVGVASLPLGVAVEIDGIFEVA; this is encoded by the coding sequence ATGGCCGGAAAAATCGACGCCCGCCTTGCCGAACTCGGCATCACCCTGCCCCAGGCAAACGCCCCGGTTGCCAATTACGTGCCCTATGTCCGTTCCGGCAATCTTGTGCATGTCTCGGGTCAGATCACCATGGAAAACGGCGAACTGAAATTCATCGGCAAACTTGGCCGCGATTATCAGGTCGAAGACGGCCAGAAAGCCGCCCGCCTCTGCGCGCTCAACCTGATTGCACAGGTCCGTGCCGCGATTGGCGATCTTGATAATGTCAAACGCGTCGTCAAACTGAATGCGTTCGTTAATTCCGATCCCGCCTTCACCGATCAGCCCAAGGTCGTCAATGGCGCATCCGACACCATGGTCGAAATCTTTGGCGAGGCCGGCAAACACGCCCGTTCTGCGGTTGGCGTTGCGTCCCTGCCGCTCGGCGTTGCGGTCGAAATCGACGGCATCTTCGAAGTCGCGTAA